A part of Salvelinus sp. IW2-2015 linkage group LG16, ASM291031v2, whole genome shotgun sequence genomic DNA contains:
- the LOC111975296 gene encoding alpha-N-acetylgalactosaminide alpha-2,6-sialyltransferase 2: MEGIGHTHSRLLRLRATMMGMGLQRRLGLCFLCVSFLPVIYIICLNLEITWRMDNLNLAQFPGIWYTQEPNRLHDPLVGNTLLDSSDEQHTRITPPTPLSLKVQSTSPARIRPSTEPRARTTKGSDLKATLLKSAKPTEPPFIGDSYYSEDAPPQTDCPDSIRSRVPQTDFGVRYLGRIPVLQWAKHATPEQYQRLRRYPGTHGWANVDFNTLVSTLSVLNTSANWHMFDDWDRRSNGSRCVRCAVVGKGGILKDSKKGRDIDQHDYVFRTNGAVIEGFEQDVGSRTSLYTFSTNTLRNSMRSYAGVGYRGPPLSEETRYVFLPDHDRDYLLMKAAATHTPVERGPERSKTPPTYFGGNVTVEKLKMYHPDFIRYIRNRFLRAHAMQTKYKDMYRPSTGAVMLLAAIHTCDQVSAYGFMTPDYVKYSDHYFDRQYHPVGFFINHDMRMEMTLWQQLHHAGLITLYMRQ; the protein is encoded by the exons ATGGAGGGTATAGGGCACACACACAGCCGGCTGCTCAGGCTCAGGGCCACGATGATGGGCATGGGGCTCCAGAGGAGGCTAGGGCTGTGCTTCCTGTGTGTCAGCTTCCTGCCAGTCATCTACATCATCTGTCTGAACCTTGAGATCACCTGGCGCATGGACAACCTGAACCTGGCCCAATTCCCTGGCATCTGGTACACACAGGAACCCAACAG GTTACATGACCCTCTTGTTGGCAATACGCTGTTAGATAGTAGTGATGAGCAGCACACCAGGATCACACCACCAACACCTTTAAGTTTAAAGGTGCAGTCCACATCCCCTGCCAGAATCAGACCGTCAACAGAACCTAGAGCCAGGACTACCAAGGGCTCTGATCTTAAAGCTACTCTCCTTAAGTCCGCCAAACCAACAGAGCCACCCTTCATTGGCGACAGCTACTACAGTGAAGATGCCCCACCTCAAACA GACTGTCCAGACAGTATTCGTAGCAGGGTGCCCCAGACAGACTTTGGGGTAAGGTATCTGGGCAGGATCCCTGTGCTCCAGTGGGCCAAGCATGCCACTCCAGAACAGTACCAGCGCCTCAGACGGTACCCAGGGACTCATGGCTGGGCAAACGTCGACTTTAACA CTCTGGTGTCGACCCTATCTGTTCTCAACACGTCAGCCAACTGGCACATGTTTGATGACTGGGATCGTCGTAGCAACGGCTCACGGTGTGTCCGCTGTGCTGTCGTGGGCAARGGAGGGATCCTGAAGGATTCAAAGAAAGGCCGGGATATCGACCAGCATGACTACGTATTCAG GACCAACGGAGCTGTCATTGAAGGCTTTGAGCAGGATGTGGGCTCCAGAACGTCCCTCTACACGTTCTCCACCAACACACTCCGTAACTCCATGAGGAGCTATGCCGGAGTGGGCTACAGAGGACCACCGCTCTCTGAG GAGACACGCTATGTCTTCCTGCCAGACCATGACAGGGATTATCTMCTGATGAAAGCAGCTGCCACACACACTCCAGTAGAAAGAGGACCAGAGAGGAGCAAAAC acCTCCCACATACTTTGGAGGAAATGTGACTGTAGAAAAGTTGAAAATGTACCATCCAGATTTCATACGCTACATCAGAAACAG GTTCCTCCGGGCCCATGCCATGCAGACCAAATACAAGGACATGTACCGTCCATCAACAGGTGCTGTGATGCTGCTGGCTGCGATACACACCTGTGACCAG GTGAGCGCGTACGGCTTCATGACTCCAGACTATGTGAAATACTCTGACCACTACTTCGACCGCCAATATCACCCAGTGGGTTTCTTCATCAACCATGACATGAGGATGGAGATGACACTGTGGCAACAGCTCCACCATGCAGGCCTCATCACTCTCTACATGCGCCAGTGA